AGCGTGGGCGAGTCATACCGGAACGCCGATTTGGTCCTCACCCGGGACATGTCCGATCCGGACTCCGAACCGCTGATGTCCGACGACGCAGCCCTGGTAAGTGACACAGCGGGAGTGGCTGGAACGTACGCCGCGCAGACGGGCTACGTTAACTTCGGCGAGGGCAAGCAGAGGGTGTTTGCCGAGCTGGGCAACACCTCGGACTACGCGCAGTTGTTCCCGGTTGATGTGCTCGAAGGCACCCTCCCGGTCTCCGACAACGAGGTGGCCGTTGACCGTGACACCGCCGAGAGGCAGGACCTGGCCCGGGGATCGGTGCTGACCGTCACCAACGCCTTCGCCGATCCGGAAGTTGAACAGCCGACAGTCCAGCTGACCGTCACGGCAGTGGTGGCGCCTTCCGAGAACCCGCGGGTGATGGGCACACCGCAGCTGTACTCCACCACCGCAACGGCAGCCCTTTTCGCTGAGGCCGAGGCAGGCTTGAGCAACATCCAGGTGGCGCTGGCGGACGGCGCCGGCGTGGAGCAGGTCCGTACCGCCCTGGAGCAAAAGCTCGAAGGGCACGAGGGCATCACGGTCCGCACCGCGCGGGAAGAAACCGATGCCATGGTGTCCGCTTTCACCGGCGGCGAAGACATCCTCACCACTATCCTGCTGGCCTTCGCCGCTGTGGCACTGCTGGTGTGCGCCCTGGTGGTTTCCAACACCTTCTCGGTGCTGGTGGCCCAGCGCACCCGTGAACTCGCCCTGCTGCGCTGCATCGGTGCAGCCCGGTCACAGATCCGGCGCTCGGTGATTGTGGAAGCACTCATCGTCGGCGTTGTGGCTTCATTGGCCGGTGTAGCGGCCGCAATCGCCCTCGTGGGCGGTATTATCGCCTACCTGCAGACCCTGCCGGACAGCGGTTTTGCCACCATGGCCGTCTCCCCGCTCTCAGTGGTGGCCGGTCTGGCCGCCGGCATCCTGCTGACGGTCCTCGCAGCCCTGGTTCCGGCCCGGGCAGCAACCGCAGTGGCCCCGCTGGCTGCACTGCGTCCGGCAGACGATGTCCGCGCCGGCACCCGTCGCGGACGGGCCCGGCTGGGTATCGGCCTGGTCCTGCTGGCCGTGGGTGCTGCCTTGCTTGCAGTCGGTGCGGTCCGGGGGAATCTCCTTATCGCCCTTCCCGGCGGCATGCTCAGTTTTGTGGGCGTGCTGATGTGCGCAACCCTGTTTGTCCCGTCACTGGTGCGCACGGTCGGGCGGATTGCCGCACCGCTGGGCGTCCCGGGCAAACTGGCTGCGGTGAACGCGGTCCGCAATCCCCAGCGCACCTCGGCAACTTCTTCCGCCCTGCTGATCGGCGTCACCCTGGTGACGATGATGATGACCGGCGCAGCAACCGTCCGAACGTCCCTGGACGATGTCCTGGCCGCGGAGTACCCCGTGGATGTGGCGGTTTCCGGTCAGGACGAATCCGTCACCGCCGCTGATGCCGACGCGGTCCGTGAAGTGGAAGGGGTACGGGAAGCCGTTCTCGTTCCGGTCTCTGCCACGGCCGAGACTGAAAACGGAGATCAGTTCGGGGTGTACGCACTGGATCCGGCCGACGCCGCCAAGGTGCTCCAGGATTCGTCCCTGGTCCTGAAAGACAACACCATTCTGGTACCGCAGAACACCCCGGAAAAGACCCTCACAGTGAAGGGTGCAACCTCCAGCGTCGAGCTTGAGACAGTGGTCTCCGAGAGCAGCCAGATGCTGCCGCTGATCACTGCACAGACTGCGGAGTCCATCGGCGGTCCCGCACCCGCCGGTGACGAGCAGTATCCGCCCATGCCCCAGCTGTGGCTGTCCGTGGAGGACGGGCTTAACACAAGCGCGCTGATGGACCTGCGCACCGACGTGGCTGAAGCCGCCGGTGTGGAGGACTACGAAGTATCCGGCTCGGCCATCGAGCGCGGTGCCTTCGAGCAGGTCATCAACGTCCTGCTGATGGTGGTCACGGGCCTGCTGGGAGTCGCGGTGGTTATTGCCCTGGTAGGTGTGGCGAACACGCTGTCGCTGTCCGTGCTGGAACGCACCAGGGAATCCTCTCTGCTGCGGGCGCTGGGCCTGACCCGTAACCAGCTGCGCGGCATGCTTGCCCTGGAAGCCGTACTGATCGCCGGCGTAGCCGCCCTGATGGGCACGGTGCTGGGCTCGCTGTATGGCTGGCTCGGAGCTGAATCCGCGCTGGGCGCCTTTACATCCGTTGCCCCGTCCCTGCCCTGGCTGCAGCTGGCCGCGGTCCTCGCCGTCGCCATCCTGGCCGGCCTGGCCGCGTCGGTCCTTCCGGCCCGGCGCGCGGCACGGCTCTCTCCGGTAGCGGGGCTGGCCGCCGACTGACCGGCAGCACCGGCCCGGCCTGTCCGCGGTCCGGCTGCGGGGCACCTGCCTCGCGGTCGGGCCGCAGATCTGCAAGGATACAGGGAAGGACAAATTACTAAGCAGGCTTATGCCGGATGGAAAGATCCGGCAGGCTGCAGCCGTAAGGAGATCAGCATGACGGAAGCTACACCCGGGACCTTTACCCCAGGCCGTGAATCACTGGCCGCCTATCTCGATGACCACCTGGTGGGCGCGGAGACCGGCGTCCGCCTGTTCACCGCGGCACAGCGGACCTGGGAAGGATCCCCGTTCGAGGAGACCTTCGCCCGGCTGGTGGAGGAAATCTCCGACGAACGCGACGAGCTGGAGTCCCTGATCCACGCGCTGGGGTACTCCCGGAGCAAGGTGAAGGCCGCCGCAGCAGCCGTGGGAGCAGCAGCCGGCAAGTTGGGTCCGCTCAATCCGCTGAGCACCGGCGGCGGCACCACCGGCCAGCTGGAACTTGAATTCCTGCAGTCGCTGGTAAGGATGAAGGAATCCCTGTGGCGAACCCTGCTGGTGCTTTCGGGCACCGATCACCGGTTTAATACGGCCCGGTTGCAGGAACTGGTCGAGATGGCCCGCGGGCAGCAGGAAGCGGTGGCGGAAGTGATGGAAAAAACGGCCGTGGAACGGTTCCTGGCCACGGACCCTGAGGCCTAACGTACCCAGCAGCAAAAACACCCCCCGGCGGATAGCCGGGGGGTGTTTTTGTTATGGCCCGCTATTCGGCCGGCTCTTCGTACTTCGGGAAGATGGGCGTGGGTGCCGGCAGTTCAGTGCCCGGCACCAGCGGCGTACCAATAGCGCTGAACTGACGCGCGGCGTCGTCGTCCTGGCCCAGCACGGTCAGCAGCTTGGCGGCACTGCCCGGCATGACCGGCTGGATCAGGATGGCCACGATCCGCAGCACTTCCAGGGTCACGTAGAGCACGGTATTCATGCGGTCGACGTCGGTCTTCCGCAGCACCCAGGGGGCCTGCTCGGCAAAGTAGGCGTTGGTGTCGCCCAGGACTTTCCAGGTGGCTTCGAGCGCGCCGTGGAAATCCTGCACGTCATAGGCTTCCCGGGAGATCTGCAGCAGGTTGCCGGCGGCCTCGAGCAGTGCGGTGTCCTCGGGCGTGAACGCCCCCGGCTGCGGCACGGCGGCCCCGCAGTTCTTGGCCACCATGGACAGGGAGCGCTGGGCCAGGTTGCCCAGGTTGTTGGCGAGGTCGGAGTTCATCCGGCCCACAACGGCGTCGTGGTTGTAGGAACCGTCCGCACCGAACGGGACCTCGCGCAGCAGGAAGAACCGCACCGAATCCAGGCCGTACTGGTCCGCCCAAGCCTTGGGCGCCACCACGTTGCCCAGCGACTTGGACATCTTGACGCCCTTGTTGTGCAGGAAGCCGTGGATCATAATCCGCCGAGGCAGTTCCAGCTTCGCGGACATCAGGAACGCCGGCCAGAAGATGGCGTGGAAGCGGGAGATGTCCTTGCCGATGACGTGGACGTCGGCAGGCCAGTACTTCCGAAACGCCTCACTCTCGGTGTCGGGGAAGCCGACGCCGGTGAGGTAGTTGGTCAGCGCGTCCACCCACACGTACATCACGTGGTCCGGGTTGCCCGGCACCGGCACGCCCCAGTTGAAGGTGGTGCGGGAGATGGACAGATCCTCCAGCCCGCCCTTGACGAAGCTGATGACCTCGTTGAACCGCGAGCGCGGCGCAGCGAAATCCGGCTGGGACTCGTAGAGGGCCAGCAGCCGGTCCTGGTAGGCGGAAAGGCGGAAGAAATAGCTCTCCTCTTCCGTCCAGGTCACCTCGGTGTCCGTCTCCTTTGAGTAGCGCACCCCGTCCTCGCGGACTTCGGTCTCGTCCTCGGTGTAGTACGCCTCGTCCCGGACGGAGTACCAGCCGGAGTACTTGGAGAGGTAGATGTCACCGTTCTCCTCCATCCGCTTCCAGATGGCCTGCGCGGCAGCGTAGTGATCCGCGTCGGTGGTACGGATGAACCGGTCATAGGAGGTGCCCATGTCCGCTTCCATTTGCTGGAAGGCGGCGGAGTTGCGGTCCGCGAGTTCCTTGGCGGTGATGCCTTCCTTATCCGCGGACTGCTGCATCTTCAGGCCATGCTCATCCGTACCCGTCATAAAGAACACGTCGTAGCCGTCGAGGCGCTTGAAGCGGGCCATGGCATCGGTGGCGATGTGCTCGTAGGCGTGCCCAATGTGGGGTTCGCCGTTCGGGTAGGAGATAGCGGTGGTGATGTAGAACGGGGTCTTGGAGTCGGTTGAAGTCACATAAGAAAATTACCCTGTTTTACCGGGCCGTGTCGCTTTGGTACTGTCCGGTGTCCTAAATCCGGCCCACGGTCACCACAGCTGCAGTGGGAACCACAGCGACGATGTAGGTCATGACCCCCACGGTGTAGAAGTCTTCTGTTGATGCGGCCATCAGCAGGGTCAGGGCAAGTACCGGAACCGCATAGACCGCCACCCGCCGGCCAAGGGCGGAGGGGTTGGCAGGCACAAACACCGCGAGCCCAACCAATACCCCCGCTGTTGCGCAGGCCAGGGCACGTCCGGCCTGGCTCGGTATCGGGAGACCCGAGGCGCCGGAAACAGCGTAGGCGGCGAACCACACCAACAGCATGGATGCGGTAACCCAGCTGCGGTCCAGGGGCGTGGTTCTGCACTCCGCCCCTCGCACTATTCGGCTGCCCGGGCCGTGTCGCCTGGGCGGGGGTACGCCGGGTACTCCACTGTCTTTTCCCATGCCCACCCAGCCCGCTTAACCGCTGCACCCGCCGTGAAGGCGCCAACCATGTAGGCCAGTCCCCCCATCATGCTGCTCAACACCGCGTCTGTAGACGAGCTCTCCCCGAACAGCGGCAGTAACCAGCCGCTGCCCACGAGAACCACTAGCACCGCAAGGCCCAGCTCCATCCCGCGTTTACGGATCTCCTGCCAGCCGCCGCGCGGAAAGGGCACCACCGGCTGCAGAAGGGGAAGGAAACAGATCACCAACGGAATCGATTCATATCCATCGAACATCAGGCTCACTATGAGGAAAAGCAGGCCGACCGCTGCGCCGACCCCGGCAATCCCGCCCAGCATCACTGTGAAGGCCGTTCCGGCGCCTCTGGCAAGGCCCCCGCGCACCCCATACAGAGCGGTGACCAGCGCCCAGGCAGGCAGGAAGGCGCTGGCCACCGCGGCGAGGGCCCCCGAGGTGAATGGCAGCACCGCACAGACAAGGAGGACAGGGACCGCGTAGGCCAGAACGCGGTTACGCAGCCCGGGTACGCCCACGGGACCGAAAATCAGCAGCCCGACAAGTGCCGCGGTCAGCGTGTACCCCGCTGTGCCCCAGAGAGCCCACCCGGCATAGCTGTCGAAACCCATTCCGAACATGGATAGTAAGACACCCAGCCACACCACCAGGAGCGCGGGCCCGATCCGGCCCCGCCGCAACGGGCCCGGCTGAACGGGCCTCTCCTTAGGGTCCCAAGGTTTGTTTTCCGCCCCCGCGTATTCCACTGACATTCCCGCTACCCCCGTCGCGTCCGGAGCACAGCGCACCGGTAACGCGAGCAGTCTACTCGGGGGCAGCGGAGTTTTGCCGTCAACTAGTCCTGCAGGTCCACCTCGCGGGCAACCGTGGCCCCGATTTCGAGTTTGAGTGCTTCCAGGACATCCTGCGGGACGGAGGAGTCCACCGTCAGCAGGGACAGCGCCTGGCCGCCTTCGGTGTTCCGGGCCACCTGCATACCGGCGATGTTGATGTCCTTCTCCCCCAAGATCCGTCCCAGGGCGCCGATGACGCCGGGGCGGTCCTGGTAGATCAGCACAATGAGGTGCTCGCTGATGGGGATTTCCAGATCGTAACCGTTGACGCCTACGAGCTTCTGGATCTGCTTGGGCCCGGTCAGGGTGCCGGAGACCTCCAGGCGGGTGCCGTCGGACAAGGCGCCGCGGATGGTCAGCAGGTTACGGTAATCATCCACGTCCGGGGTGGTCAGCAGCCGCACCTCGATGCCCCGCTGCTCGGCGAGCACCGGAGCGTTCACATAGGAGACCTGCTCGGAGACGATATCGGTGAAGATCCCCTTCAGTGCTGCCAGTTCCAGGGACTTCACGTCCAAGGCGGCAATTTCTCCGGCCACTTCGATGTCGACGGCGGTCACTGAGTCCGAGGACAGTGCGGTGAAGATGCGGCCCAGCTTCTCAATCAGGGGGATGCCCGGGCGAACGTCCTCGGCAATGACGCCGCCGGCAACGTTCACGGCGTCGGGGACCAGTTCCCCGGCCAGGGCCAGGCGCACCGATTTCGCTACGGAGATGCCCGCCTTTTCCTGTGCCTCATCGGTGGAGGCGCCCAGGTGCGGGGTGACCACCACGTTGTCCAGCGCGAAGAACGGCAGGTTGGTGCTGGGTTCCTTGACGAACACGTCCACGCCGGCACCGGCGATCTTCCCGGACTGCAGCGCGTCGAACAGGGCCGTTTCGTCCACGAGCCCTCCGCGGGCCACGTTCACCACGTAGGCGGTGTCCTTCATCTTGTCGAAGGCTTCGGCGCCGAGCATGCCCAGCGTTTCCGGAGTCTTGGGCATGTGGATGGTGACGAAGTCGGATTCTTCCAGCAATTCGTCCAGCGTCACGAGGCGCACGTTCAGCTGCGCTGCCCGGGCCGAGGTGATGTACGGGTCATAGGCGAGGATCTCGGTGCCGAACCCCTGCAGGCGGGCGGCCACGAGGGCGCCGATGCGGCCCAGCCCGATGATGCCGATCTTCTTTTCGAACAGCTCGGTGCCGCTGTACTTGGAGCGCTTCCACTCCCCGTTCTTCAGCGCCGCACTGGCCTGCGGGATATTCCGGGCCAGGGACAGGATGTGCCCCACCGTCAGTTCCGCGGCGGAGATGATGTTCGACGTCGGGGCGTTGACCACCATCACGCCGGCCTGGGTCGCAGCCTTGATGTCCACGTTGTCCAGCCCCACGCCGGCGCGGGCGATGACCTTCAGGTTCTTCGCAGCCGCGATGGCCTCGGCGTCCACCTGGGTGGCCGAGCGCACCAGGATGGCGTCGACGTCGGCGATCGCGGCAAGGAGCTGGGAGCGGTCGGCGCCGTCAGTGGAGCGGATGTCAAAGTCCGGACCCAAGGCCTCGACGGTGGCGGGCGAGAGTTCCTCCGCGAGGAGTACGACTGGTTTGGTGGCAGACACCGGTTACCTCTTTAGCTGTGGAAGATTCAGGTGGGGTTTTTCGTGCAGGAGGCCGGACCCAGACGGGTCCGGCCTCCTTGCCGATTCGGCTTGCCTTTCGAGCCTAACGCCTGCCTGCGGAGGCGGCGCGATTCGGTGCTTCTGTTACGGGCGTCACCTTCTAGCGGGCTACGGAGCCTTCGGTGTAATCGTCTTCGTTCTTGATCCAGGAGAAGAGCTTGCGCAGTTCGCGGCCGGTGGCCTCGATCGGGTGGTCCTCGCCCTTCTTACGCAGCGCCTTGAATTCCGGGGCGTCAGCATCCTGGTCATCGATGAAGCGCTTGGCGAAGGCGCCGTTCTGGATGTCCGCGAGGACGGCCTTCATGTTTTCCTTGACGCTCTCGTCAATGACGCGCGGGCCGGAGACGTAGTCGCCGTATTCGGCAGTGTCGGAAACACTCCAGCGCTGCTTGGCGATGCCGCCTTCCACCATCAGGTCCACGATCAGCTTGAGTTCGTGCAGCACCTCGAAGTACGCCACCTGCGGCTGGTAGCCGGCCTCGGTCAGCGTCTCGAAACCGTACTGGATCAGCTGGGAAGCGCCGCCGCAGAGCACGGCCTGCTCACCGAAGAGGTCGGTTTCGGTCTCTTCGGTGAAGGTGGTTTCGATGACGCCGGCGCGGGTGCCGCCAATGGCCTTGGCGTAGGACAGTGCCAGCTCCTTGGCCTTGCCGGACGCGTCCTGCTCCACGGCGATCAGGTCCGGGACACCGCGGCCTGCTTCGAATTCGCGGCGCACAATGTGGCCCGGCCCCTTGGGGGCAACGAGGGCGACGTCGACGTCGGCCGGGGGCTGGATGTAGCCGTAGCGGATGTTGAAACCGTGCCCGAAGAACAGGGCGTCGCCGGACTGCAGGTTCGGGGCGATTTCCTCCGCGTAGACGAAGCGCTGGACCTGGTCCGGGGTGAGGACCATGATCAGGTCCGCCTCGGCCACGGCGTCAGCCACGGAAAGGACCCGCAGGCCCTCGGCTTCGGCCTTGGCACGGGATGCCGAGCCTTCCTTCAGTCCGACGCGGACGTCGACGCCGGAGTCGCGCAGGCTCAGGGCGTGGGCGTGGCCCTGGCTGCCGTAGCCGATGACCGCGACCGTGCGGCCCTGGATGATCGACAGGTCTGCGTCGTCGTCGTAATACATGTCAGTCACTGTGGTTATCTCCTACTGGTTTCCTGGATAAGGGTCTGGGGTTGGAACTCAGGCGCTGCGCAGCGCGCGGTCACTCATGGACTTCGAGCCGCGGCCAATGGCCAGTGTTCCGGATTGGACTATTTCGCGGATGCCGAAGGGCTCAAGCACTGAGAGCAGTGCGTTGAGCTTCTCGGCGGTGCCTGTTGCCTCAACAATGAGCGAGTCGATGGACACATCCACCACTGAGGCACGGAACAACTCGGCTGCCTGGGTTACCTGCAGCCGGGTTGCGGCATCCGCACGAACCTTGACCAGGATGTGGTCTCGTTGCACGGAGGAATCGGGAACCAGCTCGACAATCTTGATGACGTTGATGAGCTTGTTCAACTGTTTGGTGACCTGCTCCAGCAGGTCACCTTCGGCGTCGACCACCACGGTGATGCGGGACATGCCCGGCACCTCGGAGGGGCCCACGGCCAAAGAATTGATGTTGAATGCCCGGCGGGCGAACAGCGACGCGACCCGGGTCAGGACGCCGGGTACGTCTTCTACCAGCACGGAAAGGGTGTGGCGGGCCATGTCCTAGTCCTCCTCTTCCCAGGTGGGAGTCATGTTGCGGGCAATCTGGATCAGGTCGTTGGACACTCCGGTGGGGACCATCGGCCACACCATGGAGTCGCGGCTGACCACGAAGTCGATGACGACGGGGCGGTCATTGATTTCCAGCGCCTTGGCAATGGTGGCGTCAATGTCCTCGTCGCGTTCGCAGCGCAGGCCCACGCAGCCGTAGGCTTCCGCCAGCTTCACGAAGTCCGGCACGCGCACAGTGTCGTGCCCGGTGTTCAGGTCCGTGTTGGAGTAGCGGGACTCGTAGAAGAGGGTCTGCCACTGCCGGACCATGCCCAGGGAGGAGTTGTTAATGATGGCGACCTTGATCGGGATGTTGTTGATCAGGCAGGTAGCCAGTTCCTGGTTGGTCATCTGGAAGCAGCCGTCGCCGTCGATGGCCCAGACCACGCGGTCCGGGTTGCCGACCTTGGCACCCATGGCCGCCGGGACGGAGTAGCCCATGGTGCCGAGTCCGCCGGAGTTCAGCCAGGCGCGCGGGCGTTCGTACTTGATGAACTGCGCCGACCACATCTGGTGCTGTCCCACCCCGGCCACGTACACGCCCTCGGGGCCGGTCATGGCGCCGATGCGTTCAATGACCTTCTGCGGGGCAATCAGGCCGTCTTCGGGTTCGGCGTAGCCGATCGGATAGGTCTCGCGCAGCCGGTCCAGTACGGCCCACCAAGCCGAAATGTCCGGACGGTCGGCTTCGAACTGGCCGCGCACGGCGTCGGCAAGCTCCGGAATGATTTCCCGGACCGAACCCACGATCGGGACATCGGCAGGACGGTTCTTCGAGATTTCGGCCGGATCGATGTCGGCGTGGATGACCTTGGCACCGGGCGCAAAGGAGCTCAGCACGCCTGTGACGCGGTCATCGAAGCGGGCACCGAGCGTGATGAGCAGGTCAGACTGCTGCAGTGCGGTCACGGCCGAAACCGATCCGTGCATGCCGGGCATACCCACGTGCTGGGGGTGCGAGTCGGGGAAAACACCACGGGCCATCAAGGTGGTGACCACCGGGGCGCCCACCAGTTCGGCCAGTTCCAGCAGTTCTTCCGAAGCATTGGCCTTCAGCACACCGCCGCCCACGTAGAACACCGGACGCTGGGATTCGGCAATCAGCCGGGCCGCTTCACGGACCTGCTTGGAGTGGCCGCGGACCACGGTCCGGTAACCCTGCAGGTCGATTTTCGGCGGCCAGGAGAAGGTGGTTTTTGCCTGCTGGGCGTCCTTGGCGATGTCCACCAGCACCGGACCGGGCCGGCCCGACGTCGCAATGTGGAACGCCTCGGCGAGCACCCGCGGGATATCCGCGGCATCGGTGACCAGGTAGGAATGCTTGGTGATGGGCATGGTGATGCCCACGATGTCCGCTTCCTGGAAGGCATCGGTGCCGATGAAGGCGCTGGACACCTGGCCGGTGATGGCCACCATCGGAACGGAGTCCATGTGCGCATCCGCAATGGCGGTGACCAGGTTGGTGGCCCCGGGACCCGAGGTCACAATGCACACACCGGCGCGCCCGGTGACCATGGCATAGCCTTCGGCTGCGTGGCCGGCACCCTGCTCGTGCCGGACCAAAATGTGGCGGATCCTCGGAGAATCCATGAGCGGATCGTAGGTGGGCAGGATGGCCCCGCCGGGAAGGCCGAAGACCTCGTCGACGCCGAGCTCCTCAAGGGAGCGGACGATGGCCTGGGAACCGGTCATCTGGGTGGGCGGAACAACGTTGCCCGGGCCTTGGATG
This Arthrobacter sp. zg-Y20 DNA region includes the following protein-coding sequences:
- a CDS encoding acetolactate synthase large subunit; amino-acid sequence: MSKGSPISPSLMASKANAAARAAAAKTKDVATSVSAHPDAVDERIQGPGNVVPPTQMTGSQAIVRSLEELGVDEVFGLPGGAILPTYDPLMDSPRIRHILVRHEQGAGHAAEGYAMVTGRAGVCIVTSGPGATNLVTAIADAHMDSVPMVAITGQVSSAFIGTDAFQEADIVGITMPITKHSYLVTDAADIPRVLAEAFHIATSGRPGPVLVDIAKDAQQAKTTFSWPPKIDLQGYRTVVRGHSKQVREAARLIAESQRPVFYVGGGVLKANASEELLELAELVGAPVVTTLMARGVFPDSHPQHVGMPGMHGSVSAVTALQQSDLLITLGARFDDRVTGVLSSFAPGAKVIHADIDPAEISKNRPADVPIVGSVREIIPELADAVRGQFEADRPDISAWWAVLDRLRETYPIGYAEPEDGLIAPQKVIERIGAMTGPEGVYVAGVGQHQMWSAQFIKYERPRAWLNSGGLGTMGYSVPAAMGAKVGNPDRVVWAIDGDGCFQMTNQELATCLINNIPIKVAIINNSSLGMVRQWQTLFYESRYSNTDLNTGHDTVRVPDFVKLAEAYGCVGLRCERDEDIDATIAKALEINDRPVVIDFVVSRDSMVWPMVPTGVSNDLIQIARNMTPTWEEED
- the ilvN gene encoding acetolactate synthase small subunit gives rise to the protein MARHTLSVLVEDVPGVLTRVASLFARRAFNINSLAVGPSEVPGMSRITVVVDAEGDLLEQVTKQLNKLINVIKIVELVPDSSVQRDHILVKVRADAATRLQVTQAAELFRASVVDVSIDSLIVEATGTAEKLNALLSVLEPFGIREIVQSGTLAIGRGSKSMSDRALRSA
- a CDS encoding FtsX family ABC transporter permease yields the protein MLQVALAQVRLNARRFIAVSLAVLIAVGFLTATLIINSSSKASLAQSVGESYRNADLVLTRDMSDPDSEPLMSDDAALVSDTAGVAGTYAAQTGYVNFGEGKQRVFAELGNTSDYAQLFPVDVLEGTLPVSDNEVAVDRDTAERQDLARGSVLTVTNAFADPEVEQPTVQLTVTAVVAPSENPRVMGTPQLYSTTATAALFAEAEAGLSNIQVALADGAGVEQVRTALEQKLEGHEGITVRTAREETDAMVSAFTGGEDILTTILLAFAAVALLVCALVVSNTFSVLVAQRTRELALLRCIGAARSQIRRSVIVEALIVGVVASLAGVAAAIALVGGIIAYLQTLPDSGFATMAVSPLSVVAGLAAGILLTVLAALVPARAATAVAPLAALRPADDVRAGTRRGRARLGIGLVLLAVGAALLAVGAVRGNLLIALPGGMLSFVGVLMCATLFVPSLVRTVGRIAAPLGVPGKLAAVNAVRNPQRTSATSSALLIGVTLVTMMMTGAATVRTSLDDVLAAEYPVDVAVSGQDESVTAADADAVREVEGVREAVLVPVSATAETENGDQFGVYALDPADAAKVLQDSSLVLKDNTILVPQNTPEKTLTVKGATSSVELETVVSESSQMLPLITAQTAESIGGPAPAGDEQYPPMPQLWLSVEDGLNTSALMDLRTDVAEAAGVEDYEVSGSAIERGAFEQVINVLLMVVTGLLGVAVVIALVGVANTLSLSVLERTRESSLLRALGLTRNQLRGMLALEAVLIAGVAALMGTVLGSLYGWLGAESALGAFTSVAPSLPWLQLAAVLAVAILAGLAASVLPARRAARLSPVAGLAAD
- the ilvC gene encoding ketol-acid reductoisomerase, with translation MTDMYYDDDADLSIIQGRTVAVIGYGSQGHAHALSLRDSGVDVRVGLKEGSASRAKAEAEGLRVLSVADAVAEADLIMVLTPDQVQRFVYAEEIAPNLQSGDALFFGHGFNIRYGYIQPPADVDVALVAPKGPGHIVRREFEAGRGVPDLIAVEQDASGKAKELALSYAKAIGGTRAGVIETTFTEETETDLFGEQAVLCGGASQLIQYGFETLTEAGYQPQVAYFEVLHELKLIVDLMVEGGIAKQRWSVSDTAEYGDYVSGPRVIDESVKENMKAVLADIQNGAFAKRFIDDQDADAPEFKALRKKGEDHPIEATGRELRKLFSWIKNEDDYTEGSVAR
- the metG gene encoding methionine--tRNA ligase; this encodes MTSTDSKTPFYITTAISYPNGEPHIGHAYEHIATDAMARFKRLDGYDVFFMTGTDEHGLKMQQSADKEGITAKELADRNSAAFQQMEADMGTSYDRFIRTTDADHYAAAQAIWKRMEENGDIYLSKYSGWYSVRDEAYYTEDETEVREDGVRYSKETDTEVTWTEEESYFFRLSAYQDRLLALYESQPDFAAPRSRFNEVISFVKGGLEDLSISRTTFNWGVPVPGNPDHVMYVWVDALTNYLTGVGFPDTESEAFRKYWPADVHVIGKDISRFHAIFWPAFLMSAKLELPRRIMIHGFLHNKGVKMSKSLGNVVAPKAWADQYGLDSVRFFLLREVPFGADGSYNHDAVVGRMNSDLANNLGNLAQRSLSMVAKNCGAAVPQPGAFTPEDTALLEAAGNLLQISREAYDVQDFHGALEATWKVLGDTNAYFAEQAPWVLRKTDVDRMNTVLYVTLEVLRIVAILIQPVMPGSAAKLLTVLGQDDDAARQFSAIGTPLVPGTELPAPTPIFPKYEEPAE
- the serA gene encoding phosphoglycerate dehydrogenase, coding for MSATKPVVLLAEELSPATVEALGPDFDIRSTDGADRSQLLAAIADVDAILVRSATQVDAEAIAAAKNLKVIARAGVGLDNVDIKAATQAGVMVVNAPTSNIISAAELTVGHILSLARNIPQASAALKNGEWKRSKYSGTELFEKKIGIIGLGRIGALVAARLQGFGTEILAYDPYITSARAAQLNVRLVTLDELLEESDFVTIHMPKTPETLGMLGAEAFDKMKDTAYVVNVARGGLVDETALFDALQSGKIAGAGVDVFVKEPSTNLPFFALDNVVVTPHLGASTDEAQEKAGISVAKSVRLALAGELVPDAVNVAGGVIAEDVRPGIPLIEKLGRIFTALSSDSVTAVDIEVAGEIAALDVKSLELAALKGIFTDIVSEQVSYVNAPVLAEQRGIEVRLLTTPDVDDYRNLLTIRGALSDGTRLEVSGTLTGPKQIQKLVGVNGYDLEIPISEHLIVLIYQDRPGVIGALGRILGEKDINIAGMQVARNTEGGQALSLLTVDSSVPQDVLEALKLEIGATVAREVDLQD